The following proteins are co-located in the Cyprinus carpio isolate SPL01 chromosome B19, ASM1834038v1, whole genome shotgun sequence genome:
- the LOC109072813 gene encoding perforin-1-like, with product MGQLKVYLVFWAFLLMTVAGEDDLGSSKECENAPFVPGHNLAGEGFDIVTMKRKGVYVINLEKWDLGNGTCKLAKNDFLSEKKQKLPAAVKDWRTIPKCSMKVSSQIFKSSEALVNDSSSALSVSWKVGLDVKAVGAAVGSTHSREAKFAMKKSKEDKYSFTKHEVACKFYKYRVAVKPPLQAEFLEAIKSLPPSYNPDAYLNLITTYGTHYITSVKLGGQIKAITAIKTCQATMNGLTDTAVKDCLDVEASGTYNAVTVKAETHFCQEQKKKMGTNEKFSSMFNERQTDIIGGNINGEDLLFSGSSHPNSLKNWHESLKSLPEVVRYSLKPLHFLLSAKDPARKGLKKAVEEYIIQNALIKVCSEPCKIGRKISPRDRCACVCESSQMIKSNCCPTAKGLATLKVYSLRAKGLYGDTTSQTDGTVTVTYDEQIRRTEIIDNNDNPRWPETFEFGPIKIRMANKLTFQVYDSDGIWNTDLLGSCSFELRSGVVQDLCVFNYGTFYFTYEVKCAPGLQGPQCNEHKPSPMATPLADIFSSRNGVLVKDLPRLELARNNSNKLNSKSTSGKRIML from the exons ATGGGGCAGTTGAAGGTTTACCTTGTTTTCTGGGCATTTCTTCTCATGACCGTTGCTGGAGAGGATGACTTAGGCTCGTCAAAAGAGTGTGAAAATGCTCCCTTTGTTCCAGGACACAATCTTGCTGGAGAGGGATTTGATATTGTGACCATGAAGCGAAAAGGTGTTTACGTGATCAACTTGGAAAAATGGGATTTAGGAAATGGCACTTGTAAATTGGcaaaaaatgatttcttaagtgaaaaaaaacagaAGCTACCAGCAGCAGTTAAAGACTGGAGGACCATCCCAAAGTGTTCAATGAAAGTCTCCAGTCAGATCTTTAAATCAAGTGAAGCACTGGTCAATGATTCATCATCAGCACTCTCAGTCAGCTGGAAAGTTGGTTTAGATGTGAAGGCTGTTGGAGCTGCAGTTGGAAGCACTCATTCCAGGGAAGCAAAATTTGCAATGAAAAAATCAAAAGAAGACAAATACAGCTTCACCAAACATGAAGTTGCATGCAAGTTTTACAA atatcgTGTAGCTGTAAAGCCTCCTCTTCAAGCAGAGTTTCTTGAAGCAATCAAATCACTCCCTCCATCCTACAATCCAGATGCCTACCTTAACCTGATCACCACATATGGCACTCACTATATCACAAGTGTCAAGTTAGGAGGGCAAATAAAAGCTATAACAGCCATCAAAACCTGTCAGGCAACAATGAATGGACTTACAGACACTGCAGTGAAGGACTGTTTGGATGTAGAAGCCTCTGGTACATACAATGCAGTAACTGTGAAGGCAGAAACACATTTTTGTcaagaacagaagaaaaagatGGGCACAAATGAAAAGTTCAGCTCCATGTTCAATGAACGTCAGACAGACATTATCGGAGGAAACATAAATGGAGAAGATCTACTTTTTTCTGGTTCATCACACCCAAATTCCCTCAAAAACTGGCACGAGTCTTTGAAGAGTCTCCCTGAAGTTGTTCGTTACTCTCTGAAACCCCTTCATTTCTTACTGAGTGCTAAAGACCCTGCCAGGAAAGGACTGAAGAAAGCTGTTGAAGAATATATCATTCAAAATGCCCTTATCAAAGTTTGCTCTGAGCCTTGCAAGATTGGCAGGAAGATCAGCCCAAGAGACCGATGTGCTTGTGTTTGTGAAAGTAGTCAAATGATAAAGTCTAACTGCTGTCCAACTGCAAAAGGACTTGCCACCCTGAAAGTCTACAGTCTCAGAGCCAAAGGTCTGTATGGAGATACAACTTCACAAACAGATGGCACTGTAACTGTTACATATGACGAACAAATTAGGCGCACTGAGatcattgataataatgacaATCCACGCTGGCCAGAAACATTTGAGTTTGGTCCTATTAAGATCAGAATGGCCAATAAACTAACTTTTCAAGTATATGATTCAGATGGCATCTGGAACACCGATCTTCTTGGTTCATGCTCTTTTGAACTTAGAAGTGGAGTTGTGCAGgatctttgtgtttttaattatggCACCTTCTATTTTACCTACGAAGTGAAATGTGCTCCAGGTCTGCAGGGCCCTCAGTGTAATGAACACAAACCTTCTCCAATGGCTACCCCTCTGGCTGATATTTTCAGCTCAAGAAATGGTGTTCTGGTTAAAGACCTGCCGAGGCTTGAATTAGCTCGCAATAACTCTAATAAGTTAAACTCCAAGAGTACTTCTGGAAAGCGGATCATGCTGTGA